Proteins from one Megalopta genalis isolate 19385.01 chromosome 1, iyMegGena1_principal, whole genome shotgun sequence genomic window:
- the LOC117217931 gene encoding peroxisomal membrane protein 2: MALSKPMDLILQLTSAYFERLYNSPVKTKAITSCIIASLGNIVSQKISGAKFVNGENVVVYGLFGLFFGGPIPHYFYQFIHPIVRNPLLLLLIERCLYTPCYQALTLYMLALFEGNASKDAVKQMKRLYWPVLSANLKYLTLLQFINIKYVPPVLRVLVVNLIGFLWVIYLAQQRSRQEKKKGMRK; encoded by the exons ATGGCTCTGTCTAAACCGATGGACTTAATACTTCAACTTACTAGTGCTTATTTCGAGCGTCTGTATAACAGTCCAGTGAAAACAAAAGCAATCACCAG CTGCATTATCGCATCTCTAGGAAATATCGTGTCGCAAAAAATTTCAGGGGCGAAATTCGTCAATGGGGAGAATGTAGTTGTCTATGGACTATTTGG atTATTCTTTGGAGGCCCTATCCCACATTATTTTTACCAATTTATACATCCTATCGTGAGGAATCCTCTTTTACTTTTGTTGATAGAAAGATGCTTGTATACGCCATGTTATCAAGCTTTAACATTATATATGTTAGCTCTCTTCGAG GGTAATGCGAGCAAAGATGCTGTGAAACAGATGAAGAGATTATACTGGCCAGTACTCTCTGCAAATTTAAAATACTTAACGTTGCTACAGTTTATAAACATCAAATATGTACCACCAGTG TTACGCGTGTTAGTTGTAAATTTGATCGGCTTCCTATGGGTTATATACCTCGCACAGCAAAGATCGAgacaagagaaaaagaaaggaatgAGAAAGTAA
- the LOC117217910 gene encoding uncharacterized protein LOC117217910 — MAQGKIKVKSKLPPSTKGKAKEKSKKKGPAVQRRNNAPIQPKKKKLEDAHKLKQMITRTVNKAMEDELREKALDGKKSLTKKEPAAKRKK, encoded by the exons ATGGCCCAAGGAAAAATAAAAGTGAAGTCCAAGCTGCCTCCTTCGACGAAGGGAAAAGCCAAGGAGAAAAGTAAGAAGAAAGGCCCGGCTGTTCAACGCAGAAATA ATGCACCAATTCAGCCAAAGAAGAAGAAGCTCGAAGATGCACACAAGTTGAAGCAGATGATTACCAGAACAGTCAATAAGGCAATGGAGGATGAATTGCGAGAGAAAGCTTTGGATGGGAAAAAGTCCCTCACTAAAAAGGAGCCCGCTGCTAAAcgtaaaaaataa